The Flavobacterium piscisymbiosum genome includes a region encoding these proteins:
- a CDS encoding AAA family ATPase, whose protein sequence is MDDINTTENEITNENVNFETRINLTPLLDHVNSIKKELETVIVGQHKMIDQLLVAILSNGHVLLEGVPGVAKTITAKLLSKTLNIGFSRIQFTPDLMPSDILGTSIFNLKTSEFEFKKGPIFSNLILIDEINRAPAKTQAALFEVMEERQITIDGSAYQLETPFLVIATQNPIEQEGTYRLPEAQLDRFLFKITIDYPKLEEEILIIQREHLLQDQGKLEAIKTILSAAEIKEYQALVKQIRVEQNLLEYIARIVVNTRENAFLYLGASPRASIAILNAAKGFAAIRGRDFVTPEDIKEATIPVLQHRVIVAPEREMEGITSSEIIKQIIETVEIPR, encoded by the coding sequence ATGGACGATATCAACACAACAGAGAACGAAATCACAAACGAAAATGTGAATTTTGAAACCAGAATAAATCTAACGCCGCTTTTAGATCACGTAAACAGTATCAAAAAAGAACTGGAAACCGTAATTGTAGGGCAGCACAAAATGATCGATCAGCTTTTGGTTGCGATTTTATCAAACGGTCACGTTTTGCTCGAAGGTGTTCCGGGGGTTGCTAAAACCATCACAGCCAAATTATTATCGAAAACGTTGAATATTGGCTTTAGCCGAATTCAGTTTACGCCGGATTTAATGCCGTCTGATATTTTAGGAACTTCAATCTTTAATTTAAAAACTTCTGAATTTGAGTTTAAAAAAGGGCCTATTTTCTCTAATTTAATTTTAATTGACGAGATCAATCGTGCGCCTGCCAAAACACAAGCAGCACTTTTTGAAGTTATGGAAGAACGCCAGATCACAATTGACGGATCTGCTTACCAACTTGAAACGCCTTTTTTGGTTATTGCAACGCAAAACCCAATTGAGCAGGAAGGAACATACCGTTTGCCGGAAGCGCAATTAGACCGTTTTCTATTTAAAATTACAATTGATTACCCAAAATTAGAAGAAGAAATCCTGATCATTCAACGAGAACATTTATTGCAGGATCAGGGAAAACTGGAAGCTATAAAAACAATACTTTCTGCCGCTGAAATAAAAGAATATCAGGCTTTAGTAAAACAAATAAGAGTAGAGCAAAACCTACTGGAATATATTGCAAGAATTGTAGTAAACACCCGCGAAAATGCGTTTTTATATCTGGGAGCTTCGCCTCGTGCTTCGATCGCGATTTTAAACGCTGCAAAAGGTTTCGCCGCCATTCGCGGACGTGATTTTGTAACTCCTGAAGATATTAAAGAAGCTACGATTCCGGTTTTGCAACATCGTGTAATTGTAGCGCCAGAACGCGAAATGGAAGGTATTACAAGCTCTGAAATTATAAAACAAATTATAGAAACTGTTGAGATTCCGAGATAG